CCACTTCACGGCATAGCCAACCATCGAGAGCCCGGTCGACACATAGAACGCTCGCTTTTTGCCAATCTTTGTGGCCAGCCACGTGATGAAGAAAATCACGGCGAAGGTCGAGACCGCTCCGAGCGTACCCGCATAGCCGGCGTACTCGGCACCGCGCTCCTGATTGCCACCGAACACATAGTAGATGATCACGTACGATTGAAACGACGAGATCATGATGAAGCCGTTGAACACCAGAAACGTCGCGATGCACAGCTTCAGAAACGGCCGCGACTGCAAGGTCGACTTGCAGCCGGCAAGGAACTCGATCGTGTGGTGTTTCGTGGACTGCCAGAGACTCGTGCGTGCCTCGCGTGCTGCCGTCGAGGCCTCCGTCTCCGGCTCATGAACGAATCGCTCCCGCAGGAAAATCGCCGGCAGGATGCCGACACACGCCGCGACGATGCCGATGGTCAGTGCGAGCGAGCGCGCACCTTCAGTCGGCGTCGAGAACCACGGCTTGTGGGTCATGATCCACAAGAACCACGGCGACACGAGATAGGCGATCTGTCCGATGAAGTTCTGCACGCCCATGAGACGTGTCCGCTCGTGATAGTCAGGCGTGAGCTCATAGCCCAACGCGACCCACGGCGCCGCAAAGATCGTGTAGGCTACGTAGAACAGGTTCGAACCGATCACGAAGTACCAGAAGTAGAACGACTCGGTCTTGCCGATCGGCATGGCCCAGAGCACGGCGTACGAGATGCCTGACAGGATCGCGCCGACGAAGATGTACGGGCGCCGTCGTCCCCAGCGAGACCGCGTCTGGTCCGAGATGAACCCCATCAGCGGATCGATCAACGCGTCGGTCGCCCGTGGAATCGCGCCCGCGATGCCGACCAGGGCCGGGTTCATGCCGAATCCGAGATTCAGAATGATCATCATGCCGCCGATCGCAGCCGCCAGCAGATTGTTCACGAAGGCGCCGAGGCCGTAGGCGATCTTGCGTGAAAACGCGATGCGGTCCTGAGGGAGCGTGGTGTTGGCGACGGCGATGCCGCCCTTCGTTCCCAATCGCGTGTGCCACGCGGACACCGCCGCGCGTGCCAAACCGCGTAGCGTGAGCGTATCGCTCACTTGGCCACCTCATACACGCGCACCCAGTCCACCACCATCGCCTGCGGAAACGTCGTGATCGCATCGGGTGCGCCCACGAAGTTGCCACCCACGGCCACGTTCAGGATGATGAAGAACGGCTTTTCGAATACCCACGGACCCTTCACATCGGCCGGCGTCGAGGTGAAGTATTTCTCGCCATCGATGAAGTGCTCGATCTTCTCGGGTGACCATTCCACGGCGTACACGTGGAAGTCATTGTCGAGGCGTGCCAGCGTGAGCGTCTTCGCTTTCGTCCGCGCCGCGCCGCCGGAGTAGCCCGGGCCGTGCAGCGTGCCGACCACCGTACTCGGCTCTTGACCGCGATACTCCATGATGTCGATCTCGCCGGTCTGCGGCCAACCCACCGTCGGAAAGTCGGTGCCGAGCATCCAGAACGCGGGCCACATGCCGCGCCCGCGAGGCAGCTTCATGCGCCCTTCGATACGGCCATACTTGAACGACTGCTTGCCGAGCGTGATCAGTCGCGCCGATGTGTACTGACGGCCGCGATAGTTCTCGCGCCGCGCCGTGATCACCAGATTGCCAGTGCCGTCGAGTGACGCGTTCGACGCACGATCGGTGTCGTACTCGAGCTGCGCATTTCCCCAGTCTTCGCCCACGTCGAACTTCCAGTTGGCCGCATTGGCCACTTGTCCCGCCGGCCCGCTGAAGTCGTCCTCCCACACCAACGTGCGAGCAGGCGCTTCGGTGGAGGACGAACATCCGACGGCAGAGCAGAGGAGGGCAGCGGCAATGACACGACGCATGGCAG
This region of Gemmatimonas groenlandica genomic DNA includes:
- a CDS encoding MFS transporter — its product is MMIILNLGFGMNPALVGIAGAIPRATDALIDPLMGFISDQTRSRWGRRRPYIFVGAILSGISYAVLWAMPIGKTESFYFWYFVIGSNLFYVAYTIFAAPWVALGYELTPDYHERTRLMGVQNFIGQIAYLVSPWFLWIMTHKPWFSTPTEGARSLALTIGIVAACVGILPAIFLRERFVHEPETEASTAAREARTSLWQSTKHHTIEFLAGCKSTLQSRPFLKLCIATFLVFNGFIMISSFQSYVIIYYVFGGNQERGAEYAGYAGTLGAVSTFAVIFFITWLATKIGKKRAFYVSTGLSMVGYAVKWFCYDPSRPWLVMLPAPLMAFGLGGLFTLMGSMIADVVDCDELETRQRREGMFGSIYWWVVKVGMAAALAGGGFLVNWTGFDVALAGAQTPRTLVLLRLCDVLVPFIASGIAIWAISGYPITEEKAQDVRQELERRRGLANQPVVIP
- a CDS encoding glycoside hydrolase family 16 protein; translated protein: MRRVIAAALLCSAVGCSSSTEAPARTLVWEDDFSGPAGQVANAANWKFDVGEDWGNAQLEYDTDRASNASLDGTGNLVITARRENYRGRQYTSARLITLGKQSFKYGRIEGRMKLPRGRGMWPAFWMLGTDFPTVGWPQTGEIDIMEYRGQEPSTVVGTLHGPGYSGGAARTKAKTLTLARLDNDFHVYAVEWSPEKIEHFIDGEKYFTSTPADVKGPWVFEKPFFIILNVAVGGNFVGAPDAITTFPQAMVVDWVRVYEVAK